A stretch of DNA from Candidatus Pseudomonas phytovorans:
TGTTTCGCGGCACCTTGCATGCCAGCGAGTTGCCGCCGAAACAGCTCTGCGCGAGCTAGCAGGCTTGCGCGAATCCCTGTGGGAGCGGGCAAGCCCGCGAAGCAGGCAACGCGGTGGATGGCACCGGCTGCGCCGGTGTTCGCGGGCATGCCCGCTCCCACAGGTTAACCTTCAAGCGGTTGTTATTCCTGCGCGCCGGGCGCCATGCGTGCTTCCAGCTCGGCGACTTGTTTTTCCAGCGCCTCAAGGCGGGCGCGGGTGCGCGCCAGCACGACCATCTGGCTGTCGAATTCGTCACGGCTGACCAGGTCCAGCTTGCTGAAGGCACCTTGCATCAGCACCTTGAACTGGCTTTCCAGTTCTGCACGGGGCTGGGCGGTATCGCTGCTGAACAGGCGTGAGGCCTGGTCGCTCAGGGCATCGAGAAGGGCTTTGGGCGCGAGCATGGGGCTGTCCACTGAAACGGAGAAATGGCCCGCAGTGTAGCACGGGCAATTCAGACCCCCAGACGGCGAGCGATTGCACATTTTTCGCGCAATGCGCCCTGCTTGTGCGCACCGAAACTGTGCATGTTTTCAATGCTGGCGACTGGCCAATCCCGACCCTTTCACATAACTCGCTGTTTTCCGGTGCTTTGCCGGACCTGGCAAGGTTTCTGCAAAGACCTGTACGAGCCATGCACTGATGCAGTTCCTTGTGACCAAGCAGTGCGCACGCGGAGCCGGATACCGACGACGCGTTACAAAGCCAACCGCTGCGCTTAGACTTGAGACGGGTTTGTTTTCCTGGGGCAAGTCCACCAAATCGGGAGAGAGTTTCATGAAGCTAGTCACAGCCATCATCAAGCCGTTCAAGCTGGACGACGTGCGCGAGTCGCTGTCGGAAATCGGCGTGCAGGGCATCACTGTTACTGAAGTCAAAGGCTTCGGCCGGCAGAAGGGCCACACCGAGCTGTATCGCGGTGCTGAATATGTGGTCGATTTTCTGCCCAAGGTAAAGATCGATGTCGCCATCGATGACAAGGACCTTGATCGGGTAATCGAAGCCATCACCAAGGCAGCCAACACCGGCAAGATCGGTGACGGCAAGATTTTCGTGGTGAATCTGGAGCAGGCGATCCGCATCCGTACCGGCGAAACCGATACCGACGCGATCTAAGCAGCAAAAAAGCCTCACCAAACCCAACGCCCCAGGAGAAAACAACATGACTCTGCGTAAGATCGCAGGGCTAGGAGCCCTTTTGTCCCTCGTAATGCCCGGGCTTGCCCTGGCAGAGGAAGCTGCCCCAGCGCTGAACTCCGGCGACACCGCCTGGATGCTGACCGCAACGGCGCTGGTGCTGTTCATGACTATCCCGGGCCTGGCCCTGTTCTATGGCGGCATGGTGCGTTCCAAGAACGTGCTGTCGGTGATGATGCAGTGCTTTGCAATCACCGGCCTGATTAGCATTCTCTGGGTCGTCTACGGTTACAGCATGGCCTTCGATACCACCGGTATGGAAAAGGGCGTGCTCAACTTCAACTCCTTCGTCGGCGGCTTCTCCAAGGCCTTCCTCAGCGGCGTCACGCCCGAGAACCTGACGTCGGCCACCGCACTCTTCCCTGAAGCGGTATTCATCACCTTCCAGATGACCTTCGCCATTATCACCCCGGCACTGATCGTGGGTGCCTTCGCCGAGCGCATGAAGTTCTCTGCGATGCTGGTGTTCATGGGTATTTGGTTCACTCTGGTGTATGCGCCGATCGCGCACATGGTGTGGAGCGGTGACGGTGCACTGATGTGGGACTGGGGCGTACTGGACTTCGCGGGCGGCACCGTGGTGCACATCAACGCTGGTATCGCAGGCCTGGTCTGCTGCCTGGTGCTGGGCAAGCGCAAGGGCTACCCGACCACCCCGATGGCCCCGCACAACCTGGGCTACACCCTGATCGGCGCGGCCATGCTGTGGATCGGCTGGTTCGGCTTCAACGCAGGCTCCGCCGCTGCCGCCAACGGCACCGCTGGTATGGCCATGCTGGTCACCCAGATCGCCACCGCAGCAGCAGCCTTGGGCTGGATGTTCGCCGAGTGGATTGGCCACGGTAAGCCAAGTGCCCTGGGCATTGCTTCGGGTGTGGTTGCCGGCCTGGTCGCCATTACCCCGGCTGCAGGCACCGTGGGGCCGATGGGCGCCCTGGTGATCGGTCTGGCTTCGGGTGTGATCTGCTACTTCTGCGCCACCACCCTCAAGCGCAAGCTGGGCTACGACGACTCGCTGGATGCCTTCGGTGTGCACGGTATCGGCGGCATCATCGGCGCCATCCTTACCGGTGTGTTTGCAGCCCCGGCCCTGGGCGGCTTCGGCACTGTCACCGACATTGGCATGCAGGTCTGGATCCAGGCCAAAGGCGTGATTTTCACCGTGGTCTACACCGCCATCGTCACCTACGTGATCCTCAAGGTGCTGGATGTGGTGATGGGCCTGCGGGTCAACGAAGAAGAAGAGTCGGTCGGCCTCGACCTGGCTCAGCACAACGAACGCGGCTACAACCTGTAACTGCGACGCGGTAAAAACTTGCCCGGCTTGCCGGGCATTTTTTTGCCAGATTTTCAGCTTTTCGCGCTTGGCAAACGGTTTATCCGGCACGTTCGCGGCGTAGGTAAAAAACTTACAAGTCGTAGGGCGTTTATGGAGCTTTGCTTTTTCCACGGGCGCGCTAGAATGCGCGCCGAAGAGTGTTTGACGAGGAGTCCACACACTTCCCCAGCCTTTGCTAGGCTTGCCAATAGCGTGTGGCCAGCAGGGTTCAATGATTTTTGTCAGGCCGTGCCAGGAGCAGGGCCTGCTGGGGGCCGCCTCCCATGAGGAGCGCCAACCCAAGGGCAGTGGCCTAACCCACGGCCAGTTGAATTTTCACCGGTGGCTGCCGGTCTACGGCTGCACTGGTCTATAACTAACCTGCTTTTCGCAAGTCATGAGGTAGAACATGAGCGACGATGATCTGGAAAACGACGACCTCGAAGTAGGCGACGAAGACGAGGGTGATGAAGGCCTTGAGGCTGCGGCTGACGATGGCGCCGAAGACTCTGGCGATGACGACAGCAGCCCGGCACCCGCTGCCAAAGGCAAATCCAAGGCGGCGGTCTCGGTAGACGAGATGCCGAGCATGGAAGCCAAGCAGAAAGAGCGTGATGCGCTGGCCAAGGCGATGGAAGATTTCCTTTCGCGCGGTGGCAGGGTGCAGGAAGTCGAGGCCAACGTGGTCGCCGACCCGCCCAAGAAGCCGGACAACAAGTACGGCAGCCGCCCTATCTGAGTGGCTGAACACAAAAAAGCCCGCCGTCGCTGCGGGCTTTTTTGTGCCTGTGGGTTTTGTGTTGCCCTTGCCGGCCTCTTCGCGGGCATGCCCGCTCCCACAGGATCACCCCAGGCTGAGCCCTGCACGGTCCCTGTGGGAGCGGGCGTGCCCGCGAATGGGCCGCAAAGCGGCCCCTGTCAGCGCCAGCGCGCGAGCACGTCGGGCAACTGCGACAGGCGCTGGATCTCGGCATCCGGGGTCTGCTCACCTGCCCAGGGCTTGCCCTGCGGGTTGAACCACACTGCGCGCAAGCCGGCACGCTGGGCACCGGCAACGTCGTCACCGGGATGGTCACCGATATGCACCGCCGCGCTGGCGTCCACCTCACCTCGGCGTAGCGCTTCAAGAAACGGCGCCGGGTCCGGCTTGCCAATCCCCAGATCCTCCGCACACAGGGCAAACCGGAAGTAATCCGCCAGCCCCAGCCGGCTCACGTCGGCATTACCGTTGGTGACCACGCCCAGAATGTATTGATGGCGCAAGAGCTCCAGCACCGGCTGTACCTCGGGGAATATCTCCACCTGGTGGCGGGCATGCAGGAACACTTCAAAGCCTTCATTGGCCAGCTCCTGCGCATGCTTTTCGCTGTAGCCGACTGCTTCCAGTGCATGGAACAACACCCGACGACGCAAGGCGCTGATGCGGTGCTTGAGGCCGGGCTCAGCCTGTACCAGGCGCTCGCGGATGGCGAACAGGTGCTCCACCGGCACGCCGCCGAGGAC
This window harbors:
- a CDS encoding accessory factor UbiK family protein, encoding MLAPKALLDALSDQASRLFSSDTAQPRAELESQFKVLMQGAFSKLDLVSRDEFDSQMVVLARTRARLEALEKQVAELEARMAPGAQE
- the glnK gene encoding P-II family nitrogen regulator — encoded protein: MKLVTAIIKPFKLDDVRESLSEIGVQGITVTEVKGFGRQKGHTELYRGAEYVVDFLPKVKIDVAIDDKDLDRVIEAITKAANTGKIGDGKIFVVNLEQAIRIRTGETDTDAI
- a CDS encoding ammonium transporter, producing the protein MTLRKIAGLGALLSLVMPGLALAEEAAPALNSGDTAWMLTATALVLFMTIPGLALFYGGMVRSKNVLSVMMQCFAITGLISILWVVYGYSMAFDTTGMEKGVLNFNSFVGGFSKAFLSGVTPENLTSATALFPEAVFITFQMTFAIITPALIVGAFAERMKFSAMLVFMGIWFTLVYAPIAHMVWSGDGALMWDWGVLDFAGGTVVHINAGIAGLVCCLVLGKRKGYPTTPMAPHNLGYTLIGAAMLWIGWFGFNAGSAAAANGTAGMAMLVTQIATAAAALGWMFAEWIGHGKPSALGIASGVVAGLVAITPAAGTVGPMGALVIGLASGVICYFCATTLKRKLGYDDSLDAFGVHGIGGIIGAILTGVFAAPALGGFGTVTDIGMQVWIQAKGVIFTVVYTAIVTYVILKVLDVVMGLRVNEEEESVGLDLAQHNERGYNL
- the sutA gene encoding transcriptional regulator SutA, yielding MSDDDLENDDLEVGDEDEGDEGLEAAADDGAEDSGDDDSSPAPAAKGKSKAAVSVDEMPSMEAKQKERDALAKAMEDFLSRGGRVQEVEANVVADPPKKPDNKYGSRPI
- a CDS encoding HAD family hydrolase, coding for MSIKLITFDLDDTLWDTAPVIASAEVVLRDWLQANAPVLGGVPVEHLFAIRERLVQAEPGLKHRISALRRRVLFHALEAVGYSEKHAQELANEGFEVFLHARHQVEIFPEVQPVLELLRHQYILGVVTNGNADVSRLGLADYFRFALCAEDLGIGKPDPAPFLEALRRGEVDASAAVHIGDHPGDDVAGAQRAGLRAVWFNPQGKPWAGEQTPDAEIQRLSQLPDVLARWR